The following coding sequences lie in one Desulfurella amilsii genomic window:
- a CDS encoding single-stranded DNA-binding protein: MNFNRITLMGNLTRDPELRYTPSNIGVATLGLAVNTIVGKDADGNKKTEVLFVDITAFGKQAETIAQYCKKGTPLFIEGRLRLRSWEDKNGVKHSKHEVILSAFQLIGGNNNGKGIENDLPLPPDDEDVPF, from the coding sequence ATGAATTTTAACAGAATCACATTAATGGGAAATCTTACGAGAGACCCAGAGTTACGCTACACACCATCAAATATTGGTGTTGCAACATTGGGGTTAGCGGTTAATACTATCGTCGGCAAAGATGCTGACGGCAACAAAAAAACCGAAGTATTATTTGTGGACATTACTGCTTTTGGTAAGCAGGCTGAAACAATAGCGCAATACTGCAAAAAAGGAACACCATTATTTATTGAAGGACGTTTAAGATTGCGTTCTTGGGAAGATAAAAATGGTGTCAAACACTCCAAGCACGAGGTTATTTTAAGTGCTTTTCAATTAATTGGGGGTAATAACAATGGCAAAGGAATTGAAAATGACCTGCCATTGCCACCTGATGACGAAGATGTTCCGTTTTGA